In Bufo gargarizans isolate SCDJY-AF-19 unplaced genomic scaffold, ASM1485885v1 original_scaffold_2076_pilon, whole genome shotgun sequence, one genomic interval encodes:
- the LOC122923931 gene encoding phospholipid scramblase 3-like: MTSTDTRPAHTKVSDEPPSYSLITPYAPPVTIPPSAPPSFQMDTAIVKGISPGMEHLLQVNQLMVKEKFSVSQGWGFSFEVLNLVGQRLFQAEQNVVCCGPLYDVRIRDNSNNEVLHLLENCGCTCTREMEVHGPSGQLIGFVKEHWKTVVTHLSLMNTSRQVTLIILGPSFQNSIFGNVSFEVKSPDEQHVVGMIKKETDHLLLTFPLDLEVTMKAMLLGSSLYLESLIKLKRTALQRRASN, translated from the exons ATGACATCCACAG ATACACGACCAGCCCACACTAAGGTTTCTGATGAGCCCCCGAGTTACAGTCTGATTACTCCATATGCACCCCCGGTTACCATCCCACCATCTGCCCCACCAAGTTTTCAAATGGACACTGCAATAGTGAAAGGCATTTCCCCAGGCATGGAGCATCTCCTCCAG GTTAACCAATTAATGGTGAAAGAGAAAT TCTCGGTGTCGCAGGGCTGGGGCTTCTCCTTTGAAGTGCTGAATCTGGTTGGTCAGCGACTATTCCAGGCGGAgcagaacgtggtgtgctgcggACCCCTCTATGATGTCAGGATACGAGACAACAGCAACAACGAGGTCCTGCATCTGCTGGAGAACTGCGGCTGCACCTGCACCCGGGAG ATGGAGGTGCACGGCCCCTCGGGGCAGCTGATCGGATTCGTCAAGGAGCATTGGAAAACTGTggtcacccacctgtcattgatgaATACCTCCCGGCAGGTCACCCTCATCATCCTGGGGCCCAGCTTCCAGAACAGCATCTTCGGCAACGTCAGCTTTGAG GTGAAGTCTCCGGATGAGCAGCATGTGGTGGGGATGATAAAGAAGGAGACTGATCATCTTCTGCTTACTTTCCCATTGGACCTGGAGGTGACAATGAAGGCCATGTTGTTGGGCTCCTCCTTGTACCTG GAAAGTCTCATTAAATTAAAGAGAACAGCACTGCAGAGACGAGCAAGTAACTGA